The Acanthopagrus latus isolate v.2019 chromosome 13, fAcaLat1.1, whole genome shotgun sequence genome contains a region encoding:
- the npas2 gene encoding neuronal PAS domain-containing protein 2 isoform X5, translated as MDNLSDFGGPCPSSRREWDTNSCVDDLMDEDEKDRAKRASRNKSEKKRRDQFNVLIKELCTMLQGQGHPRKMDKSTILQRTIDFLQKQKDITAQNETCDVRQDWKPSFLSNEEFTQLMLEALDGFLVALTTDGNIIYVSDSVSSLIGHLPSDMVDQNILNFLPEREHGEVYKLLSSHMLMTDPIAADFLDSEAHIEFCCHLARGNIDPKEPPIYEYVKFVGDFKFHNNVPTSSCNGLELTLPRSLQSTLEEQVCLIATVRLVTPQFLKDLCNVEDPCDEFTSRHSLEWKFLFLDHRASPIIGYLPFEVLGTSGYDYYHVDDLELIAQCHKQLMQFGKGKSCYYRFLTKGQQWIWLQTHYYITYHQWNSKPEFIVCTHTVVSYAEVRAERRRAFGFEELSPPEIAPSSVKAQELYLDICSTLDPPRDRNSGARSVSSHSSRKSSHTALSDSASNSYTEACTPSWQSASIGTEKTSARLQPSSSKQQQTQQQQQQQQQQPQSQSSMYELQQPQICVMNQLKEQLEERTRILQADIKTQQQELHDIKEKLHFANLQMLLQQPIHNDFGQAQQQQQQQQQQQQQQQQQRGRPAQQSQSGVIRQLAGHPKQPSCGAHSSSPHSLLRESSSPSSQVQQRIARSGQSAVSVPVQTNTSLTMPFYSNPMMFSQTNSRSLQDANQRHTDGEFNQDGQLRMLLNQPMQTLVPTSSVTTQPSQCNMGISQTIYTLEQQIIAPPFSMQQVNCNAVLVPSPVFTSPIMIPHNTFITNQSQSTYHAQPQASQHSLQLQQPQQFFQMTQGLVQGGSTPTFLHTANVPQQGTVGYIQQQTQQVPQAQQQQQQQQQQQQRQYQHSQNQTSNVSDFRNMLTR; from the exons CACCAACAGCTGCGTGGACGATTTGATGGACGAAGATGAAAAAGACAGGGCAAAAAG GGCATCTCGTAACAAAtcggagaaaaaaagaagagaccAATTCAATGTGCTCATCAAGGAGCTATGCACCATGCTGCAGGGTCAGGGCCACCCGCGCAAGATGGACAAGTCCACCATATTGCAGAGAACTATAGACTTCttgcagaaacagaaag ACATCACAGCGCAGAATGAAACATGCGATGTGAGGCAGGACTGGAAGCCATCGTTCCTCAGTAATGAGGAGTTCACTCAGCTAATGCTGGAG GCCCTGGATGGTTTCTTGGTTGCGTTAACTACGGATGGCAACATCATATACGTATCTGACAGCGTGTCTTCACTTATTGGCCATTTACCG TCAGATATGGTGGACCAAAATATCTTGAATTTCCTCCCGGAGCGGGAACACGGGGAGGTGTATAAGCTGCTATCATCCCACATGCTGATGACTGACCCCATTGCTGCTGACTTCCTTGACA GTGAGGCACATATTGAATTTTGCTGTCATCTAGCCAGAGGTAACATCGATCCAAAGGAGCCGCCCATATACGAGTATGTCAAGTTTGTCGGAGATTTCAAGTTTCATAACAATG TGCCTACATCTTCTTGTAACGGGCTCGAGTTGACGTTACCAAGAAGCCTGCAGTCGACGCTGGAGGAGCAGGTCTGCCTCATCGCTACTGTACGATTAGTCACTCCACAGTTTTTAAAG GATTTGTGTAATGTGGAAGATCCTTGTGATGAATTCACATCCAGACACAGCCTTGAATGGAAGTTCCTGTTTTTAGATCACAG agctTCGCCGATCATCGGCTACCTACCCTTCGAGGTTCTTGGGACTTCAGGCTACGATTACTATCATGTGGATGACTTGGAGCTTATAGCTCAGTGTCATAAGCAGT tAATGCAGTTTGGAAAGGGTAAATCCTGCTACTATCGCTTCCTGACCAAAGGTCAGCAGTGGATTTGGTTGCAGACTCACTACTACATCACTTACCATCAGTGGAACTCCAAACCTGAGTTCATTGTCTGCACTCACACTGTTGTCAG ttatgCTGAAGTGCGAGCTGAAAGGAGGCGAGCGTTTGGCTTTGAAGAGCTGTCTCCGCCAGAGATAGCTCCCTCTTCAGTGAAG GCCCAGGAGCTGTACTTGGATATCTGCTCCACACTGGACCCTCCACGGGACAGAAACAGCGGTGCACGTTCGGTGTCCTCCCACAGCTCCCGGAAGTCCTCCCACACAGCTCTGTCGGACTCTGCAT CTAACTCCTACACAGAGGCCTGCACACCATCATGGCAGTCTGCTTCCATCGGGACAGAGAAGACATCTGCCAGGCTCCAACCTAGTAGTTCAAAG CAAcagcagacacagcagcagcagcagcagcagcagcagcagccgcagtcGCAGTCGTCCATGTATGAGCTGCAACAGCCTCAGATCTGTGTAATGAACCAGCTGAaggaacagctggaggagaggacgCGCATTCTGCAAGCTGACATTAAGacgcagcagcaggagctgcaCGACATTAAGGAGAAGCTTCACTTCGCTAATCTCCAG ATGTTGTTACAGCAGCCTATCCACAATGACTTTGGCcaggcccagcagcagcagcagcagcagcagcagcagcagcagcagcagcagcagcagagggggagacCGGCCCAGCAGAGCCAGTCGGGGGTGATCAGGCAACTCGCAGGCCATCCCAAACAACCGTCCTGTGGGGCCCACAGCTCATCCCCTCACTCCCTGctgagagagagcagctcaCCCTCGTCACAG GTCCAGCAGAGAATTGCGCGGAGCGGGCAGTCGGCAGTGAGTGTGCCCGTGCAGACGAACACGAGTCTGACCATGCCCTTCTACAGCAACCCCATGATGTTCTCCCAGACCAACTCGAGGTCTCTACAGGACGCAAACCAAAGACACACGGACGGCGAGTTCAACCAGGACGGTCAACTACG CATGCTCCTCAACCAGCCAATGCAGACGCTGGTTCCCACTAGCAGTGTCACCACGCAGCCTTCCCAGTGCAACATGGGCATCTCTCAAACCAT ATACACGTTGGAGCAGCAGATCATCGCCCCTCCGTTCTCCATGCAGCAGGTCAACTGCAACGCCGTCCTCGTGCCCTCCCCGGTCTTCACGTCTCCCATCATGATCCCACACAACACTTTCATCACAAACCAGTCCCAGTCGACCTACCACGCTCAGCCTCAGGCTTCTCAGCActccctgcagctccagcagccgCAGCAGTTCTTTCAG ATGACTCAAGGACTCGTACAAGGTGGATCTACTCCAACATTCTTACACACCGCTAATGTCCCGCAGCAAGGCACTGTGGGATACATccagcagcaaacacagcaaGTGCCgcaagcacagcagcagcagcagcagcagcagcagcagcaacagaggcAATACCAACATTCCCAAAACCAGACTAGCAATGTTTCAGACTTCCGAAATATGTTGACTCGGTAG
- the npas2 gene encoding neuronal PAS domain-containing protein 2 isoform X2, translating to MDNLSDFGGPCPSSRREWDTNSCVDDLMDEDEKDRAKRASRNKSEKKRRDQFNVLIKELCTMLQGQGHPRKMDKSTILQRTIDFLQKQKDITAQNETCDVRQDWKPSFLSNEEFTQLMLEALDGFLVALTTDGNIIYVSDSVSSLIGHLPSDMVDQNILNFLPEREHGEVYKLLSSHMLMTDPIAADFLDSEAHIEFCCHLARGNIDPKEPPIYEYVKFVGDFKFHNNVPTSSCNGLELTLPRSLQSTLEEQVCLIATVRLVTPQFLKDLCNVEDPCDEFTSRHSLEWKFLFLDHRASPIIGYLPFEVLGTSGYDYYHVDDLELIAQCHKQLMQFGKGKSCYYRFLTKGQQWIWLQTHYYITYHQWNSKPEFIVCTHTVVSYAEVRAERRRAFGFEELSPPEIAPSSVKAQELYLDICSTLDPPRDRNSGARSVSSHSSRKSSHTALSDSASNSYTEACTPSWQSASIGTEKTSARLQPSSSKNLAQRQNSFDLVPQMSLPLSPTCSKHSAMQQQTQQQQQQQQQQPQSQSSMYELQQPQICVMNQLKEQLEERTRILQADIKTQQQELHDIKEKLHFANLQMLLQQPIHNDFGQAQQQQQQQQQQQQQQQQQRGRPAQQSQSGVIRQLAGHPKQPSCGAHSSSPHSLLRESSSPSSQVQQRIARSGQSAVSVPVQTNTSLTMPFYSNPMMFSQTNSRSLQDANQRHTDGEFNQDGQLRMLLNQPMQTLVPTSSVTTQPSQCNMGISQTIYTLEQQIIAPPFSMQQVNCNAVLVPSPVFTSPIMIPHNTFITNQSQSTYHAQPQASQHSLQLQQPQQFFQMTQGLVQGGSTPTFLHTANVPQQGTVGYIQQQTQQVPQAQQQQQQQQQQQQRQYQHSQNQTSNVSDFRNMLTR from the exons CACCAACAGCTGCGTGGACGATTTGATGGACGAAGATGAAAAAGACAGGGCAAAAAG GGCATCTCGTAACAAAtcggagaaaaaaagaagagaccAATTCAATGTGCTCATCAAGGAGCTATGCACCATGCTGCAGGGTCAGGGCCACCCGCGCAAGATGGACAAGTCCACCATATTGCAGAGAACTATAGACTTCttgcagaaacagaaag ACATCACAGCGCAGAATGAAACATGCGATGTGAGGCAGGACTGGAAGCCATCGTTCCTCAGTAATGAGGAGTTCACTCAGCTAATGCTGGAG GCCCTGGATGGTTTCTTGGTTGCGTTAACTACGGATGGCAACATCATATACGTATCTGACAGCGTGTCTTCACTTATTGGCCATTTACCG TCAGATATGGTGGACCAAAATATCTTGAATTTCCTCCCGGAGCGGGAACACGGGGAGGTGTATAAGCTGCTATCATCCCACATGCTGATGACTGACCCCATTGCTGCTGACTTCCTTGACA GTGAGGCACATATTGAATTTTGCTGTCATCTAGCCAGAGGTAACATCGATCCAAAGGAGCCGCCCATATACGAGTATGTCAAGTTTGTCGGAGATTTCAAGTTTCATAACAATG TGCCTACATCTTCTTGTAACGGGCTCGAGTTGACGTTACCAAGAAGCCTGCAGTCGACGCTGGAGGAGCAGGTCTGCCTCATCGCTACTGTACGATTAGTCACTCCACAGTTTTTAAAG GATTTGTGTAATGTGGAAGATCCTTGTGATGAATTCACATCCAGACACAGCCTTGAATGGAAGTTCCTGTTTTTAGATCACAG agctTCGCCGATCATCGGCTACCTACCCTTCGAGGTTCTTGGGACTTCAGGCTACGATTACTATCATGTGGATGACTTGGAGCTTATAGCTCAGTGTCATAAGCAGT tAATGCAGTTTGGAAAGGGTAAATCCTGCTACTATCGCTTCCTGACCAAAGGTCAGCAGTGGATTTGGTTGCAGACTCACTACTACATCACTTACCATCAGTGGAACTCCAAACCTGAGTTCATTGTCTGCACTCACACTGTTGTCAG ttatgCTGAAGTGCGAGCTGAAAGGAGGCGAGCGTTTGGCTTTGAAGAGCTGTCTCCGCCAGAGATAGCTCCCTCTTCAGTGAAG GCCCAGGAGCTGTACTTGGATATCTGCTCCACACTGGACCCTCCACGGGACAGAAACAGCGGTGCACGTTCGGTGTCCTCCCACAGCTCCCGGAAGTCCTCCCACACAGCTCTGTCGGACTCTGCAT CTAACTCCTACACAGAGGCCTGCACACCATCATGGCAGTCTGCTTCCATCGGGACAGAGAAGACATCTGCCAGGCTCCAACCTAGTAGTTCAAAG AATTTGGCACAAAGACAAAATTCCTTTGACCTCGTTCCCCAAATGAGCCTCCCCCTTTCTCCTACCTGCAGCAAGCACTCCGCAATG CAAcagcagacacagcagcagcagcagcagcagcagcagcagccgcagtcGCAGTCGTCCATGTATGAGCTGCAACAGCCTCAGATCTGTGTAATGAACCAGCTGAaggaacagctggaggagaggacgCGCATTCTGCAAGCTGACATTAAGacgcagcagcaggagctgcaCGACATTAAGGAGAAGCTTCACTTCGCTAATCTCCAG ATGTTGTTACAGCAGCCTATCCACAATGACTTTGGCcaggcccagcagcagcagcagcagcagcagcagcagcagcagcagcagcagcagcagagggggagacCGGCCCAGCAGAGCCAGTCGGGGGTGATCAGGCAACTCGCAGGCCATCCCAAACAACCGTCCTGTGGGGCCCACAGCTCATCCCCTCACTCCCTGctgagagagagcagctcaCCCTCGTCACAG GTCCAGCAGAGAATTGCGCGGAGCGGGCAGTCGGCAGTGAGTGTGCCCGTGCAGACGAACACGAGTCTGACCATGCCCTTCTACAGCAACCCCATGATGTTCTCCCAGACCAACTCGAGGTCTCTACAGGACGCAAACCAAAGACACACGGACGGCGAGTTCAACCAGGACGGTCAACTACG CATGCTCCTCAACCAGCCAATGCAGACGCTGGTTCCCACTAGCAGTGTCACCACGCAGCCTTCCCAGTGCAACATGGGCATCTCTCAAACCAT ATACACGTTGGAGCAGCAGATCATCGCCCCTCCGTTCTCCATGCAGCAGGTCAACTGCAACGCCGTCCTCGTGCCCTCCCCGGTCTTCACGTCTCCCATCATGATCCCACACAACACTTTCATCACAAACCAGTCCCAGTCGACCTACCACGCTCAGCCTCAGGCTTCTCAGCActccctgcagctccagcagccgCAGCAGTTCTTTCAG ATGACTCAAGGACTCGTACAAGGTGGATCTACTCCAACATTCTTACACACCGCTAATGTCCCGCAGCAAGGCACTGTGGGATACATccagcagcaaacacagcaaGTGCCgcaagcacagcagcagcagcagcagcagcagcagcagcaacagaggcAATACCAACATTCCCAAAACCAGACTAGCAATGTTTCAGACTTCCGAAATATGTTGACTCGGTAG
- the npas2 gene encoding neuronal PAS domain-containing protein 2 isoform X4 has translation MDNLSDFGGPCPSSRREWDTNSCVDDLMDEDEKDRAKRASRNKSEKKRRDQFNVLIKELCTMLQGQGHPRKMDKSTILQRTIDFLQKQKDITAQNETCDVRQDWKPSFLSNEEFTQLMLEALDGFLVALTTDGNIIYVSDSVSSLIGHLPSDMVDQNILNFLPEREHGEVYKLLSSHMLMTDPIAADFLDSEAHIEFCCHLARGNIDPKEPPIYEYVKFVGDFKFHNNVPTSSCNGLELTLPRSLQSTLEEQVCLIATVRLVTPQFLKDLCNVEDPCDEFTSRHSLEWKFLFLDHRASPIIGYLPFEVLGTSGYDYYHVDDLELIAQCHKQLMQFGKGKSCYYRFLTKGQQWIWLQTHYYITYHQWNSKPEFIVCTHTVVSYAEVRAERRRAFGFEELSPPEIAPSSVKAQELYLDICSTLDPPRDRNSGARSVSSHSSRKSSHTALSDSASANSYTEACTPSWQSASIGTEKTSARLQPSSSKQQQTQQQQQQQQQQPQSQSSMYELQQPQICVMNQLKEQLEERTRILQADIKTQQQELHDIKEKLHFANLQMLLQQPIHNDFGQAQQQQQQQQQQQQQQQQQRGRPAQQSQSGVIRQLAGHPKQPSCGAHSSSPHSLLRESSSPSSQVQQRIARSGQSAVSVPVQTNTSLTMPFYSNPMMFSQTNSRSLQDANQRHTDGEFNQDGQLRMLLNQPMQTLVPTSSVTTQPSQCNMGISQTIYTLEQQIIAPPFSMQQVNCNAVLVPSPVFTSPIMIPHNTFITNQSQSTYHAQPQASQHSLQLQQPQQFFQMTQGLVQGGSTPTFLHTANVPQQGTVGYIQQQTQQVPQAQQQQQQQQQQQQRQYQHSQNQTSNVSDFRNMLTR, from the exons CACCAACAGCTGCGTGGACGATTTGATGGACGAAGATGAAAAAGACAGGGCAAAAAG GGCATCTCGTAACAAAtcggagaaaaaaagaagagaccAATTCAATGTGCTCATCAAGGAGCTATGCACCATGCTGCAGGGTCAGGGCCACCCGCGCAAGATGGACAAGTCCACCATATTGCAGAGAACTATAGACTTCttgcagaaacagaaag ACATCACAGCGCAGAATGAAACATGCGATGTGAGGCAGGACTGGAAGCCATCGTTCCTCAGTAATGAGGAGTTCACTCAGCTAATGCTGGAG GCCCTGGATGGTTTCTTGGTTGCGTTAACTACGGATGGCAACATCATATACGTATCTGACAGCGTGTCTTCACTTATTGGCCATTTACCG TCAGATATGGTGGACCAAAATATCTTGAATTTCCTCCCGGAGCGGGAACACGGGGAGGTGTATAAGCTGCTATCATCCCACATGCTGATGACTGACCCCATTGCTGCTGACTTCCTTGACA GTGAGGCACATATTGAATTTTGCTGTCATCTAGCCAGAGGTAACATCGATCCAAAGGAGCCGCCCATATACGAGTATGTCAAGTTTGTCGGAGATTTCAAGTTTCATAACAATG TGCCTACATCTTCTTGTAACGGGCTCGAGTTGACGTTACCAAGAAGCCTGCAGTCGACGCTGGAGGAGCAGGTCTGCCTCATCGCTACTGTACGATTAGTCACTCCACAGTTTTTAAAG GATTTGTGTAATGTGGAAGATCCTTGTGATGAATTCACATCCAGACACAGCCTTGAATGGAAGTTCCTGTTTTTAGATCACAG agctTCGCCGATCATCGGCTACCTACCCTTCGAGGTTCTTGGGACTTCAGGCTACGATTACTATCATGTGGATGACTTGGAGCTTATAGCTCAGTGTCATAAGCAGT tAATGCAGTTTGGAAAGGGTAAATCCTGCTACTATCGCTTCCTGACCAAAGGTCAGCAGTGGATTTGGTTGCAGACTCACTACTACATCACTTACCATCAGTGGAACTCCAAACCTGAGTTCATTGTCTGCACTCACACTGTTGTCAG ttatgCTGAAGTGCGAGCTGAAAGGAGGCGAGCGTTTGGCTTTGAAGAGCTGTCTCCGCCAGAGATAGCTCCCTCTTCAGTGAAG GCCCAGGAGCTGTACTTGGATATCTGCTCCACACTGGACCCTCCACGGGACAGAAACAGCGGTGCACGTTCGGTGTCCTCCCACAGCTCCCGGAAGTCCTCCCACACAGCTCTGTCGGACTCTGCAT CAGCTAACTCCTACACAGAGGCCTGCACACCATCATGGCAGTCTGCTTCCATCGGGACAGAGAAGACATCTGCCAGGCTCCAACCTAGTAGTTCAAAG CAAcagcagacacagcagcagcagcagcagcagcagcagcagccgcagtcGCAGTCGTCCATGTATGAGCTGCAACAGCCTCAGATCTGTGTAATGAACCAGCTGAaggaacagctggaggagaggacgCGCATTCTGCAAGCTGACATTAAGacgcagcagcaggagctgcaCGACATTAAGGAGAAGCTTCACTTCGCTAATCTCCAG ATGTTGTTACAGCAGCCTATCCACAATGACTTTGGCcaggcccagcagcagcagcagcagcagcagcagcagcagcagcagcagcagcagcagagggggagacCGGCCCAGCAGAGCCAGTCGGGGGTGATCAGGCAACTCGCAGGCCATCCCAAACAACCGTCCTGTGGGGCCCACAGCTCATCCCCTCACTCCCTGctgagagagagcagctcaCCCTCGTCACAG GTCCAGCAGAGAATTGCGCGGAGCGGGCAGTCGGCAGTGAGTGTGCCCGTGCAGACGAACACGAGTCTGACCATGCCCTTCTACAGCAACCCCATGATGTTCTCCCAGACCAACTCGAGGTCTCTACAGGACGCAAACCAAAGACACACGGACGGCGAGTTCAACCAGGACGGTCAACTACG CATGCTCCTCAACCAGCCAATGCAGACGCTGGTTCCCACTAGCAGTGTCACCACGCAGCCTTCCCAGTGCAACATGGGCATCTCTCAAACCAT ATACACGTTGGAGCAGCAGATCATCGCCCCTCCGTTCTCCATGCAGCAGGTCAACTGCAACGCCGTCCTCGTGCCCTCCCCGGTCTTCACGTCTCCCATCATGATCCCACACAACACTTTCATCACAAACCAGTCCCAGTCGACCTACCACGCTCAGCCTCAGGCTTCTCAGCActccctgcagctccagcagccgCAGCAGTTCTTTCAG ATGACTCAAGGACTCGTACAAGGTGGATCTACTCCAACATTCTTACACACCGCTAATGTCCCGCAGCAAGGCACTGTGGGATACATccagcagcaaacacagcaaGTGCCgcaagcacagcagcagcagcagcagcagcagcagcagcaacagaggcAATACCAACATTCCCAAAACCAGACTAGCAATGTTTCAGACTTCCGAAATATGTTGACTCGGTAG
- the npas2 gene encoding neuronal PAS domain-containing protein 2 isoform X6: protein MDNLSDFGGPCPSSRREWDTNSCVDDLMDEDEKDRAKRASRNKSEKKRRDQFNVLIKELCTMLQGQGHPRKMDKSTILQRTIDFLQKQKDITAQNETCDVRQDWKPSFLSNEEFTQLMLEALDGFLVALTTDGNIIYVSDSVSSLIGHLPSDMVDQNILNFLPEREHGEVYKLLSSHMLMTDPIAADFLDSEAHIEFCCHLARGNIDPKEPPIYEYVKFVGDFKFHNNVPTSSCNGLELTLPRSLQSTLEEQVCLIATVRLVTPQFLKDLCNVEDPCDEFTSRHSLEWKFLFLDHRASPIIGYLPFEVLGTSGYDYYHVDDLELIAQCHKQLMQFGKGKSCYYRFLTKGQQWIWLQTHYYITYHQWNSKPEFIVCTHTVVSYAEVRAERRRAFGFEELSPPEIAPSSVKAQELYLDICSTLDPPRDRNSGARSVSSHSSRKSSHTALSDSASANSYTEACTPSWQSASIGTEKTSARLQPSSSKNLAQRQNSFDLVPQMSLPLSPTCSKHSAMQQQTQQQQQQQQQQQQQQQQQQQQQQQQQRGRPAQQSQSGVIRQLAGHPKQPSCGAHSSSPHSLLRESSSPSSQVQQRIARSGQSAVSVPVQTNTSLTMPFYSNPMMFSQTNSRSLQDANQRHTDGEFNQDGQLRMLLNQPMQTLVPTSSVTTQPSQCNMGISQTIYTLEQQIIAPPFSMQQVNCNAVLVPSPVFTSPIMIPHNTFITNQSQSTYHAQPQASQHSLQLQQPQQFFQMTQGLVQGGSTPTFLHTANVPQQGTVGYIQQQTQQVPQAQQQQQQQQQQQQRQYQHSQNQTSNVSDFRNMLTR, encoded by the exons CACCAACAGCTGCGTGGACGATTTGATGGACGAAGATGAAAAAGACAGGGCAAAAAG GGCATCTCGTAACAAAtcggagaaaaaaagaagagaccAATTCAATGTGCTCATCAAGGAGCTATGCACCATGCTGCAGGGTCAGGGCCACCCGCGCAAGATGGACAAGTCCACCATATTGCAGAGAACTATAGACTTCttgcagaaacagaaag ACATCACAGCGCAGAATGAAACATGCGATGTGAGGCAGGACTGGAAGCCATCGTTCCTCAGTAATGAGGAGTTCACTCAGCTAATGCTGGAG GCCCTGGATGGTTTCTTGGTTGCGTTAACTACGGATGGCAACATCATATACGTATCTGACAGCGTGTCTTCACTTATTGGCCATTTACCG TCAGATATGGTGGACCAAAATATCTTGAATTTCCTCCCGGAGCGGGAACACGGGGAGGTGTATAAGCTGCTATCATCCCACATGCTGATGACTGACCCCATTGCTGCTGACTTCCTTGACA GTGAGGCACATATTGAATTTTGCTGTCATCTAGCCAGAGGTAACATCGATCCAAAGGAGCCGCCCATATACGAGTATGTCAAGTTTGTCGGAGATTTCAAGTTTCATAACAATG TGCCTACATCTTCTTGTAACGGGCTCGAGTTGACGTTACCAAGAAGCCTGCAGTCGACGCTGGAGGAGCAGGTCTGCCTCATCGCTACTGTACGATTAGTCACTCCACAGTTTTTAAAG GATTTGTGTAATGTGGAAGATCCTTGTGATGAATTCACATCCAGACACAGCCTTGAATGGAAGTTCCTGTTTTTAGATCACAG agctTCGCCGATCATCGGCTACCTACCCTTCGAGGTTCTTGGGACTTCAGGCTACGATTACTATCATGTGGATGACTTGGAGCTTATAGCTCAGTGTCATAAGCAGT tAATGCAGTTTGGAAAGGGTAAATCCTGCTACTATCGCTTCCTGACCAAAGGTCAGCAGTGGATTTGGTTGCAGACTCACTACTACATCACTTACCATCAGTGGAACTCCAAACCTGAGTTCATTGTCTGCACTCACACTGTTGTCAG ttatgCTGAAGTGCGAGCTGAAAGGAGGCGAGCGTTTGGCTTTGAAGAGCTGTCTCCGCCAGAGATAGCTCCCTCTTCAGTGAAG GCCCAGGAGCTGTACTTGGATATCTGCTCCACACTGGACCCTCCACGGGACAGAAACAGCGGTGCACGTTCGGTGTCCTCCCACAGCTCCCGGAAGTCCTCCCACACAGCTCTGTCGGACTCTGCAT CAGCTAACTCCTACACAGAGGCCTGCACACCATCATGGCAGTCTGCTTCCATCGGGACAGAGAAGACATCTGCCAGGCTCCAACCTAGTAGTTCAAAG AATTTGGCACAAAGACAAAATTCCTTTGACCTCGTTCCCCAAATGAGCCTCCCCCTTTCTCCTACCTGCAGCAAGCACTCCGCAATG CAAcagcagacacagcagcagcagcagcagcagcag cagcagcagcagcagcagcagcagcagcagcagcagcagcagcagcagcagagggggagacCGGCCCAGCAGAGCCAGTCGGGGGTGATCAGGCAACTCGCAGGCCATCCCAAACAACCGTCCTGTGGGGCCCACAGCTCATCCCCTCACTCCCTGctgagagagagcagctcaCCCTCGTCACAG GTCCAGCAGAGAATTGCGCGGAGCGGGCAGTCGGCAGTGAGTGTGCCCGTGCAGACGAACACGAGTCTGACCATGCCCTTCTACAGCAACCCCATGATGTTCTCCCAGACCAACTCGAGGTCTCTACAGGACGCAAACCAAAGACACACGGACGGCGAGTTCAACCAGGACGGTCAACTACG CATGCTCCTCAACCAGCCAATGCAGACGCTGGTTCCCACTAGCAGTGTCACCACGCAGCCTTCCCAGTGCAACATGGGCATCTCTCAAACCAT ATACACGTTGGAGCAGCAGATCATCGCCCCTCCGTTCTCCATGCAGCAGGTCAACTGCAACGCCGTCCTCGTGCCCTCCCCGGTCTTCACGTCTCCCATCATGATCCCACACAACACTTTCATCACAAACCAGTCCCAGTCGACCTACCACGCTCAGCCTCAGGCTTCTCAGCActccctgcagctccagcagccgCAGCAGTTCTTTCAG ATGACTCAAGGACTCGTACAAGGTGGATCTACTCCAACATTCTTACACACCGCTAATGTCCCGCAGCAAGGCACTGTGGGATACATccagcagcaaacacagcaaGTGCCgcaagcacagcagcagcagcagcagcagcagcagcagcaacagaggcAATACCAACATTCCCAAAACCAGACTAGCAATGTTTCAGACTTCCGAAATATGTTGACTCGGTAG